Proteins encoded by one window of Canis aureus isolate CA01 chromosome 13, VMU_Caureus_v.1.0, whole genome shotgun sequence:
- the NTS gene encoding neurotensin/neuromedin N, translating into MMAGMKIQLVCMILLAFSSWSLCSDSEEEMKALEADLLTNMHTSKISKASVSSWKMTLLNVCSFVNNLNSQAEETGEFREEELITRRKFPTALDGFSLEAMLTIYQLQKICHSRAFQQWELIQEDVLDAGNDKNEKEEVIKRKIPYILKRQLYENKPRRPYILKRGSYYY; encoded by the exons ATGATGGCAGGAATGAAAATCCAGCTGGTGTGCATGATACTTCTGGCTTTCAGCTCCTGGAGTCTGTGCTCAG AttcagaagaggaaatgaaagcaTTAGAAGCAGATTTATTGACCAATATGCATACATCAAag atCAGTAAAGCAAGTGTTTCTTCTTGGAAAATGACCCTGCTAAATGTTTGCAGTTTTGTCAATAACCTGAACAGCCAAGCCGAGGAAACAGGAGAGTTTCGTGAAGAGGAGCTTATTACAAGAAGGAAATTTCCCACTGCCTTGGATGGCTTTAGCTTGGAAGCAATGTTGACAATATACCAGCTCCAAAAAATCTGTCACAGCAGGGCCTTTCAACAATGGGAg TTAATCCAGGAAGATGTTCTTGATGCTggaaatgacaaaaatgaaaaggaagaggttataaagagaaaaatcccttATATTCTGAAACGGCAGCTATATGAGAATAAACCCAGAAGACCCTACATACTCAAGAGAGGTTCTTACTACTACTGA